The following are from one region of the Planctomonas sp. JC2975 genome:
- a CDS encoding class I SAM-dependent methyltransferase: MRSREEKLEHARSFGSVADVYEASRPEYPADAVAWLVRPEQRHVVDVGAGTGKLTRALVAEGREILAVDPSEEMLRVLRSTVSGVETLIGTGERMPLPDESVDAVTFAQAWHWVDPPVASREVGRVLKPGGTLGLIWNFRDERVDWVRKLGVAMHADGDQFTEGMDDDPHVHAPFGQPERASFGWTQPFDRDGILDLVRSRSYFAVMNAAQQEETLAAVGDLLDTHPQIAGHEVIELPYMTLAFRYVRP; encoded by the coding sequence ATGCGCTCACGTGAAGAGAAGCTCGAGCATGCGCGGTCGTTCGGTTCCGTGGCAGACGTGTACGAGGCATCCCGCCCGGAATACCCCGCAGATGCCGTCGCCTGGCTGGTCCGTCCCGAGCAGCGTCATGTGGTCGACGTCGGCGCCGGAACGGGCAAGCTGACCCGTGCACTGGTCGCCGAGGGCCGTGAGATCCTTGCCGTCGATCCGTCGGAGGAGATGCTCCGCGTGCTGAGGTCGACGGTGTCCGGCGTCGAGACGCTGATCGGGACAGGGGAGCGGATGCCGCTGCCCGACGAGTCCGTCGACGCCGTGACTTTCGCCCAGGCCTGGCACTGGGTCGACCCGCCCGTCGCATCGCGCGAGGTGGGGCGCGTGCTCAAGCCGGGCGGGACGCTCGGCCTCATCTGGAACTTCCGCGACGAGCGAGTCGACTGGGTCAGGAAGCTGGGCGTCGCGATGCACGCCGACGGCGACCAGTTCACCGAAGGGATGGACGACGATCCGCACGTGCACGCACCATTCGGACAGCCGGAGCGGGCATCCTTCGGATGGACCCAGCCGTTCGACCGGGACGGAATCCTCGACCTCGTCCGCTCGCGCAGCTACTTCGCCGTCATGAATGCCGCGCAGCAGGAAGAGACGCTCGCCGCTGTCGGAGACCTGCTCGACACGCATCCGCAGATCGCAGGGCACGAGGTCATCGAGCTCCCATACATGACGCTCGCGTTCCGGTACGTGCGGCCGTGA
- a CDS encoding ABC transporter ATP-binding protein produces MSAAKNGAKRAATTDEPTAEEKLELEQAEQARLSSDDWSGGVAPGKAKHFGPSFRRLIGLLKPNAVAFTFASILGALAVACTVAAPKVLGEATNILFEGVISKNLPKGATQAQVVAGLNASGQHDLANIVQAMQHVVPGTGVDFTRLGQVLMIVLALYVVSAVLNWLQGYIINVIMVTAMWRLREQVESKINRLPLSYFDRVQRGELISRVTNDIDNITQMMQQSLSSALTSVLTVLGVLIMMLSISWQLTLVALVSLPLMAVIFGVIGPRSQKAFGVQWRKVGRLNARVEESFSGHALVKVFGREKSSRDAFRAENEELYQASFKAQFLSNTMMPAMQFIGNLTYVGIAVIGALMVAGGQLRLGDVQAFIQYSQQFTQPLSQLGGMAAVVQSGTASAERVFELLDQDEQEPDAPDAPAPVDGDGTIEFEHVSFSYNPERPLIRDLSFRVEPGQTVAIVGPTGAGKTTLVNLIMRFYELDGGRILLNGQNIADLTRHDIRAKTGMVLQDPWLFAGTIRENIRYGRADATDAEIHEAAEATYVDRFVHSLPDGYETTLDEDASNVSAGEKQLITIARAFVAKPSVLILDEATSSVDTRTELLLQHAMNALRQGRTSFVIAHRLSTIRDADLILVMEHGDIVEQGNHAQLIASKGAYYRLYNAQFEQAATDLDEEFADIQGDRLAAEAAEIAESDEPDAAIVD; encoded by the coding sequence ATGAGCGCCGCGAAGAACGGCGCGAAGCGCGCAGCGACGACGGATGAGCCCACCGCCGAGGAGAAGCTCGAGCTCGAGCAGGCCGAGCAGGCAAGACTCTCCTCCGACGACTGGAGCGGCGGAGTCGCGCCTGGTAAGGCGAAGCATTTCGGGCCCTCGTTCCGTCGGCTGATCGGGCTGCTGAAGCCCAACGCGGTGGCCTTCACGTTCGCGTCGATCCTCGGCGCGCTCGCGGTCGCCTGCACGGTGGCCGCGCCGAAGGTGCTCGGTGAGGCGACGAACATCCTGTTCGAGGGCGTCATCTCGAAGAACCTGCCGAAGGGTGCAACGCAGGCCCAGGTGGTCGCCGGCCTCAATGCATCCGGCCAGCACGACCTCGCGAACATCGTGCAGGCGATGCAGCATGTGGTGCCCGGCACGGGGGTCGACTTCACGCGGCTCGGTCAGGTTCTGATGATCGTGCTCGCGCTGTACGTGGTTTCTGCAGTGCTCAACTGGCTGCAGGGCTACATCATCAACGTCATCATGGTGACCGCCATGTGGCGGCTGCGCGAGCAGGTCGAGTCGAAGATCAACCGTCTTCCGCTGAGCTACTTCGACCGCGTGCAGCGCGGCGAGCTCATCTCGCGCGTGACGAACGACATCGACAACATCACGCAGATGATGCAGCAGTCGCTGTCCAGCGCTCTCACGAGCGTGCTGACCGTGCTCGGCGTGCTCATCATGATGCTGTCGATCTCGTGGCAGCTCACGCTTGTCGCCCTGGTCTCGCTCCCGCTGATGGCGGTGATCTTCGGCGTCATCGGTCCGCGCTCGCAGAAGGCGTTCGGTGTGCAGTGGCGCAAGGTCGGCCGCTTGAACGCCCGCGTCGAGGAGTCGTTCTCCGGGCATGCGCTCGTCAAGGTGTTCGGACGCGAGAAGAGCTCGCGCGACGCGTTCAGGGCGGAGAACGAGGAGCTGTACCAGGCATCCTTCAAGGCGCAGTTCCTGTCGAACACGATGATGCCCGCGATGCAGTTCATCGGAAACCTCACGTACGTGGGCATCGCCGTGATCGGTGCGCTCATGGTCGCTGGAGGACAGCTCCGACTGGGCGATGTGCAGGCCTTCATCCAGTACTCGCAGCAGTTCACTCAGCCGCTGTCGCAGCTGGGCGGCATGGCCGCAGTTGTCCAGTCGGGCACGGCATCCGCCGAGCGCGTGTTCGAGCTGCTCGACCAGGACGAGCAGGAGCCGGACGCGCCGGACGCCCCGGCGCCGGTCGACGGCGACGGCACCATCGAGTTCGAGCACGTGTCGTTCTCGTACAACCCGGAGCGACCGCTCATCCGTGACCTGTCGTTCCGCGTCGAGCCGGGCCAGACCGTCGCCATCGTCGGTCCGACCGGCGCCGGCAAGACCACGCTGGTGAACCTGATCATGCGGTTCTACGAGCTGGACGGCGGTCGCATCCTGCTCAACGGCCAGAACATCGCGGACCTCACGCGCCACGACATCCGTGCCAAGACCGGCATGGTGCTTCAGGACCCGTGGCTGTTCGCGGGGACGATCAGGGAGAACATCCGGTACGGCCGCGCGGATGCCACGGACGCCGAGATCCACGAGGCCGCGGAAGCCACGTATGTCGACCGCTTCGTGCACTCGTTGCCCGACGGATACGAGACAACCCTCGACGAGGACGCCTCGAACGTGTCGGCGGGCGAGAAGCAGCTGATCACGATCGCGCGCGCGTTCGTGGCCAAGCCCAGCGTGCTGATCCTCGACGAGGCGACCAGCTCCGTCGACACCCGCACCGAGCTCCTGCTGCAGCACGCGATGAACGCGCTGCGTCAGGGACGCACGTCGTTCGTGATCGCGCACCGCCTGTCGACCATCCGTGACGCAGACCTGATTCTGGTGATGGAGCACGGCGACATCGTGGAACAGGGCAACCACGCGCAGCTCATCGCGTCGAAGGGCGCCTACTACCGGCTGTACAACGCGCAGTTCGAGCAGGCGGCGACCGACCTCGACGAGGAATTCGCCGACATCCAGGGCGACCGGCTCGCGGCAGAGGCCGCAGAGATCGCCGAGAGCGACGAACCGGACGCTGCGATCGTGGACTGA
- a CDS encoding ABC transporter ATP-binding protein produces the protein MLLKLLVRYLKPYKWLLLGVLVFQFASALASLYLPSLNADIIDNGLSKGDTAYIWRTGTLMLVISLGQIVAAIIATYFAAKAAMRAGRDIRDQVFDRVSAFSEREVSALGPGSLITRNTNDVQQVQMLAMMSATFLVSAPLLAIGGIILALRQSLSLSWLIAVAVPILLVVAVLIISRMVPLFRSFQEKLDTVNRVMREQLTGIRVVRAFVREPIEEARFREANTEIMVVGRKVGSLFVLLFPVVMFILNVTVIGVIWFGGIKVDSGEVQIGTLFAFMQYVMIILSGVMMASFMTMMIPRAAVSAERIGEVLATETSLGRAENPVTEFPTLGTVEFADTSFTYPGAEHPVLSGISFTAEPGETVAIVGSTGAGKTTLISLIPRLFDVSDGSVSVNGVDVRNADLQALWQTIGLVPQRPFLFTGTVASNLRFGREDATDDELWSALSIAQGSDFVAQMDGGLDARISQGGTNVSGGQRQRLAIARAIVHRPRILVFDDSFSALDLATDARLRQALWRELPEVTKIVVAQRVSTITDADRIIVLEDGRMVGVGTHDQLLTSNNTYREIVESQLGVEAGR, from the coding sequence GTGCTGCTCAAGCTCCTCGTCCGATATCTCAAACCATACAAATGGCTGCTCCTCGGCGTACTGGTCTTCCAGTTCGCCTCGGCGCTTGCGAGCCTCTATCTGCCCAGCCTGAACGCCGACATCATCGACAACGGTCTTTCCAAGGGCGACACCGCATACATCTGGCGCACGGGAACGCTGATGCTGGTGATCTCCCTCGGGCAGATCGTCGCGGCCATCATCGCCACCTATTTCGCGGCGAAGGCCGCCATGCGCGCCGGGCGCGACATCCGCGACCAGGTCTTCGACCGGGTCTCCGCGTTCTCCGAGCGCGAGGTCTCAGCGTTGGGTCCCGGTTCGCTGATCACCAGGAATACGAACGACGTGCAACAGGTGCAGATGCTCGCGATGATGTCTGCGACCTTCCTGGTCTCCGCGCCGTTGCTCGCCATCGGCGGCATCATCCTGGCGCTGCGGCAGAGTCTCAGCCTGTCGTGGCTGATCGCGGTGGCGGTGCCCATCCTGCTCGTCGTCGCCGTCCTCATCATCAGCCGCATGGTGCCTCTGTTCCGCAGCTTCCAGGAGAAGCTCGACACCGTGAACCGGGTGATGCGCGAGCAGCTCACCGGCATCCGCGTCGTTCGTGCGTTCGTGCGCGAACCGATCGAGGAGGCACGGTTCCGTGAGGCGAACACCGAGATCATGGTCGTCGGCCGCAAAGTCGGTTCGCTGTTCGTGCTGCTTTTCCCCGTCGTGATGTTCATCCTCAATGTCACCGTGATCGGCGTGATCTGGTTCGGCGGCATCAAGGTGGACTCCGGCGAGGTGCAGATCGGCACGCTCTTCGCGTTCATGCAGTACGTCATGATCATCCTGTCCGGCGTCATGATGGCCAGCTTCATGACGATGATGATCCCGAGGGCGGCCGTGTCGGCGGAGCGCATCGGCGAGGTCCTCGCGACGGAGACGTCGCTGGGCCGTGCCGAGAATCCGGTCACCGAGTTCCCCACACTGGGAACCGTCGAGTTCGCCGACACCTCGTTCACGTATCCGGGCGCGGAGCATCCTGTGCTCTCCGGCATCAGCTTTACGGCGGAACCGGGGGAGACGGTCGCCATAGTCGGCTCGACCGGAGCGGGGAAGACGACGCTCATCTCGCTGATTCCGCGACTCTTCGACGTGAGCGACGGCAGCGTCTCGGTCAACGGAGTCGACGTGCGGAACGCCGATCTGCAGGCCCTCTGGCAGACGATCGGCCTCGTGCCGCAGCGTCCCTTCCTCTTCACCGGAACCGTGGCCTCGAACCTGCGCTTCGGACGTGAGGATGCCACGGACGACGAACTCTGGAGCGCGCTCTCCATCGCCCAGGGCAGCGACTTCGTCGCCCAGATGGACGGCGGCCTCGACGCCCGCATCTCCCAGGGAGGCACCAACGTCTCCGGCGGGCAGCGGCAGCGTCTCGCGATCGCGCGCGCCATCGTGCACCGGCCGCGCATCCTCGTGTTCGACGACTCCTTCTCCGCTCTCGACCTCGCAACGGATGCCCGGCTCAGGCAGGCGCTCTGGCGAGAACTGCCGGAGGTGACGAAGATCGTTGTCGCGCAGCGCGTTTCGACGATCACGGACGCCGACCGCATCATCGTGCTCGAGGACGGACGGATGGTGGGCGTTGGCACCCACGATCAACTCCTGACGTCGAACAACACCTATCGCGAGATCGTGGAATCCCAGCTCGGAGTGGAGGCCGGCCGATGA
- a CDS encoding exonuclease domain-containing protein, translated as MQLDFTAIDFETANSSSASACSVGLVKVRDGRVVDTAGWLIQPPAGHDAFLEWNVRIHGIRARDVRHASGWVDQLADLVEFAGDDVLVAHNAGFDMGVIRGACSATGIRCPRFDYLCSLQVARRTYSLDSYRLPVAAMAAGFEGFHHHDALADAEACAAIIVHAAKRHGAGSIGELAANVPVRMGRIGDVAEAA; from the coding sequence GTGCAACTGGACTTCACCGCCATCGACTTCGAGACCGCGAATTCCAGCAGCGCTTCCGCGTGTTCGGTCGGCCTCGTGAAGGTGCGCGACGGCAGGGTCGTCGACACGGCAGGATGGCTCATCCAGCCGCCCGCCGGGCACGACGCGTTCCTGGAATGGAACGTGCGGATCCACGGCATCCGGGCTCGCGATGTGCGACACGCCAGCGGGTGGGTCGATCAGCTGGCCGATCTCGTGGAGTTCGCCGGAGACGACGTTCTCGTCGCACACAACGCCGGGTTCGACATGGGCGTCATCCGCGGCGCGTGCTCTGCCACGGGCATCCGCTGTCCCCGATTCGACTACCTCTGCAGCCTCCAGGTAGCTCGAAGGACCTACTCGCTCGACTCATACCGGCTGCCGGTCGCGGCGATGGCGGCCGGGTTCGAGGGCTTCCACCACCACGACGCCCTTGCGGATGCCGAGGCATGCGCGGCCATCATCGTGCACGCCGCGAAGCGGCACGGCGCCGGCTCCATCGGCGAGCTCGCCGCCAACGTTCCCGTTCGGATGGGACGCATCGGCGACGTCGCGGAAGCCGCCTGA